In a single window of the Sphingosinicella microcystinivorans genome:
- a CDS encoding type III pantothenate kinase, which produces MLLAIDVGNTNTMFAVVDHGEIVHRWRISTQASRTSDEYMVWLTQLMEIDGVDRRKVHRVVMSTVVPTTLFNLERMARRGFGIDPLVVTKDLDLGVGIEVAHPEQVGVDRLVNCVAVGARHEGDFIIIDFGTATTFDIFVGNAYTGGIIAPGINLSAEALYVAAAQLPRVAVAPPKGGKAKGYDTVSAMQSGIFFGYLAMIEGLVARLKAEATGPMKVLATGGLAVLFEPYTSVIDVVDVDLTVRGLTIIDERNRL; this is translated from the coding sequence ATGCTGCTCGCGATTGATGTCGGCAACACCAATACGATGTTCGCAGTGGTGGACCACGGCGAGATCGTGCACCGCTGGCGGATTTCCACGCAGGCGTCGCGGACCTCGGACGAATACATGGTCTGGCTCACCCAGCTCATGGAGATCGACGGCGTCGACCGCCGCAAGGTCCACCGCGTGGTGATGTCCACCGTGGTTCCCACCACGCTGTTCAATCTCGAACGCATGGCGCGGCGGGGGTTCGGCATCGATCCGCTGGTCGTCACCAAGGATCTCGACCTCGGCGTCGGCATCGAGGTCGCGCATCCGGAGCAGGTCGGCGTGGACCGTCTCGTCAATTGCGTGGCGGTGGGCGCCCGCCACGAAGGCGATTTCATCATCATCGACTTCGGCACCGCGACGACATTCGACATCTTCGTCGGCAATGCCTATACGGGCGGCATCATCGCGCCCGGCATCAACCTGTCGGCGGAGGCGCTCTATGTCGCCGCCGCGCAATTGCCGCGCGTTGCCGTCGCGCCGCCGAAGGGCGGCAAGGCGAAAGGCTACGATACGGTGTCCGCGATGCAATCGGGCATCTTCTTCGGTTATCTCGCGATGATCGAGGGACTGGTCGCCCGCCTCAAGGCGGAGGCCACGGGGCCGATGAAGGTTCTGGCGACCGGCGGGCTCGCCGTTCTGTTCGAGCCCTACACTAGCGTGATCGATGTCGTGGACGTCGATCTCACGGTGCGCGGCCTTACGATTATTGATGAAAGGAACAGGCTTTGA
- a CDS encoding biotin--[acetyl-CoA-carboxylase] ligase encodes MSVRIVDLAETGSTNDWIAEHPEDGLWVRADRQTAGRGRRARAWTSEIGNLFASTFAVPQPGEGAAQQLSFVAANALLDTVARWVPRDRLSLKWPNDLLLDGVKLAGILLEGHAEGVIVGVGLNLAHFPEGTERPATSLAAAGIVPPSAREACETLAEAFAAHRRRWREEGFAATRADWLGAAAGIGKPIVARLGNADLGGTFEGLAADGALLLRLPDGALRPIHAGEVFTLGDRA; translated from the coding sequence GATCTCGCCGAGACCGGCAGCACCAACGACTGGATCGCCGAGCACCCGGAGGACGGGCTGTGGGTCCGCGCCGATCGCCAGACGGCGGGGCGAGGCCGCCGCGCGCGGGCGTGGACGTCGGAGATCGGCAACCTCTTCGCCAGCACCTTCGCGGTGCCGCAGCCGGGGGAGGGCGCGGCGCAGCAGCTCTCGTTCGTGGCCGCCAACGCGCTGCTCGACACCGTCGCCCGCTGGGTGCCGCGGGACCGCCTGTCGCTCAAATGGCCGAACGACCTGCTGCTGGACGGCGTGAAGCTCGCGGGCATCCTGCTCGAAGGCCACGCCGAGGGCGTCATCGTCGGCGTCGGTCTCAACCTCGCGCATTTCCCGGAAGGCACCGAGCGCCCGGCGACGAGCCTTGCGGCGGCGGGCATCGTGCCGCCGTCCGCGCGCGAGGCGTGCGAAACGCTCGCCGAGGCTTTCGCCGCGCACCGCCGCCGCTGGCGCGAGGAGGGCTTCGCCGCGACGCGCGCGGACTGGCTCGGCGCTGCCGCCGGGATCGGCAAGCCCATCGTCGCGCGCCTCGGGAACGCCGATCTCGGCGGGACGTTCGAAGGACTGGCGGCGGACGGCGCGCTGCTTCTGCGCTTGCCGGACGGGGCTTTACGCCCCATTCACGCGGGCGAAGTGTTCACATTGGGGGATCGGGCCTGA